From Branchiostoma floridae strain S238N-H82 unplaced genomic scaffold, Bfl_VNyyK Sc7u5tJ_467, whole genome shotgun sequence, the proteins below share one genomic window:
- the LOC118408862 gene encoding triokinase/FMN cyclase-like, with protein MASNVGKKLINSKERCVDESLEGTAASHPGLRLLSGHRVMVREDVASVRAAGKVTLLSGGGSGHEPAHAGYIGAGMLTGAIAGSVFTSPPPADILAAIRAVGQGNPAGTLLIVKNYTGDRLNFGMSLERARSEGLHVDMLVVGEDCALTSHDKTAGRRGLAGTVFIHKIAGALAEQGRSLEDIVKVASQAASQMGTIGISLSPCSVPGSGPSFQLQQDEFELGLGIHGEAGCRRQKVGTLVFCHVDVVLFPTYT; from the exons ATGGCTTCTAATGTTGGCAAGAAGCTCATCAACTCCAAGGAACGATGCGTGGATGAGTCACTAGAGGGCACTGCTGCAAGCCACCCAGGCCTGCGCCTGCTGTCGGGCCATCGGGTCATGGTGCGAGAGGACGTGGCGTCAGTGCGGGCAGCGGGGAAGGTCACACTACTGTCTGGTGGGGGGTCGGGGCATGAACCCGCACATGCAG GTTACATCGGTGCAGGAATGCTGACTGGGGCCATCGCAGGTTCTGTGTTCACCTCTCCTCCTCCTGCAGACATACTGGCTGCTATCAGGGCTGTGGGACAGgggaacccag CTGGCACACTACTGATAGTGAAGAACTACACCGGGGACCGGTTGAATTTTGGCATGTCGTTGGAGAGAGCCCGTTCGGAGGGTCTCCATGTGGACATGTTGGTGGTCGGAGAGGACTGTGCCCTCACCAGCCATGACAAGACAGCTGGAAGAAGGGGTCTAGCTGGGACTGTCTTCATCCACAAG ATAGCAGGAGCCTTGGCTGAGCAGGGACGATCACTGGAGGACATCGTCAAGGTGGCTTCTCAGGCGGCAAGTCAGATGG GCACCATTGGGATCAGCCTGTCCCCCTGCAGTGTTCCAGGATCAGGGCCTTCCTTCCAACTCCAGCAGGATGAGTTTGAGTTGGGACTTG GTATACATGGCGAGGCTGGCTGTAGGAGGCAGAAGGTGGGTACACTGGTTTTCTGCCACGttgatgttgttttatttcctACATATACATAA